The Kribbella shirazensis genomic interval CCGCAACCATCCCCGCAACCATCACCGGAATCCCCGGCGGCACCGAACTGGGCCTGGGCCCACCGCACCGCCTTGTCGTGCCCTGTGCTGTCGGCCCGCACCGTGAGCTGACCCAGCTTCTTGCCGGTCTCGTCGACCGCGACAAACGTGTGGCTGTGCTTGTGCACGTCGGCCCCAACAACCACCTGCGACGCCTGTGACAGCTGTGACAGCTGTGACACCATGGTGGTTGCCTCCTTTCACCCTGATCAGTGACTGGACGGTCGGACCGGCCGGCGGACACATCTCAGTGGGGGCGATGCCACGCTCCTATCAAGTCACGCCGGTCGGTCCCTTCACACCCGGCGCCGGCAAAACCCGTGGACGCCAACCCGCAGGCGGCAGCCAACCTAAGAGCCAGACACCGGATGCTCAGGATCCAACCACCGCGTGAGCGGCAGCATCACCCTGACACTGATCGCAACCTAGCCGACCCCGAGGTCTGCGCGCGGCGGACGCGCTACCCCCGCCGGCGCTCCGAGAGGGCTCGTTGGGCTTCGCGGCTTGCTTGGCGTTCGGCCAGGGCGTGGCGTTTGTCGTAGTCCTTCTTGCCTCGGCCGGTGGCGAGCTCGACCTTGGCGTAGCCGTCCTTGAAGTACAGCGACAGCGGGATCAGGGAGACACCCTGCTGCTCGACTGCGCGGATCAGCTTCTGGACCTCGTCCTTGTGCAGCAGCAGCTTGCGGGTACGGCGGGGCTCGTGGTTCGTCCACGTGCCGTGTTTGTACTCCGGGATGTGCATGCCCTGCAGCCACAACTCGTTCCCGCGGACGGCGGCGAAGGCGTCGACGAGGGAGGCCCGGCCCTGCCGCAGGGACTTCACCTCGGTCCCTGTCAGCACCAGCCCGGCCTCCACCACGTCGTCGATGTGGTAGTCGTGTCGCGCCTTACGGTTCTGCGCGATCGGCTTCTCCCGGCCGGACTGTTTCACCATCCGGCCAGTATCCCAGATCGGTCAGAGCCACTTCATCGGATTAACCACGCGTCCGTCCTGGTAGACCATGAAGTGCAGGTGGCAGCCGGTCGAGTAGCCCGTGGTGCCGACGTACCCGATGATCTCGCCCCGGGAGACGCGCTCGCCGACGCGGGCCTTGTAGCGCGACAGGTGGTTGTACACCGTGGTGACGGACGAGCCGTCGATCACTCCGTGTGAGATGAACAGCCGGTTCCCGTAACCGCCGTTGTAGTACTTGTCCGTGACGGTCCCACTGGCGGCCGCGCGGATCGGCGTACCGCAGCCGCCGCCGAAGTCGGTTCCGTCGTGCAGCTTCCAGTACCGCAGGATCGGGTGGAAACGCATCCCGTACGGCGACGTGATGTAGGTGTTGACCGGCCTGCTCAACCGTCCGCCGTCGGAGGACGGCGGCGGGTCGTCCGGGATGGTGCGCGGCTTCCGCTTCTCCCTGCGCGCCTTCTCCCGCTCGGCCTTCTCGGCTGCCGCCTTCCGGCGCGCGGCGGCCGCCTTCTCGGCCTTCGCCCGCGCGATCAGGAGCTGCTCGACCCGGTTCCGCTCCCGCAGCAGCGCGTTGTACTGCGCCAGCTCGGAGTTCTTCTCCTTCTCGGCGGCCTTGAACGCGGTCAGCTTGACCTTCGCGATCGCCGCGGCCTCGGCCCGGTCGGCCGCGACCTGCTTGGTCAGCGCCGTGACCCGCTGCACCGTCGCGGCGGCCTCGGCGCGCGCACCCTCGGCGGCCTTCTCCGCTGCGGCGACCTTGACCCGCTTGCTGGCGAGCTGCGCCTGCGCGTTGTTCAGGTTCGAGATCGCGTTGCCCTGGATGCCGAACACGTTCCGCTGGACCTGCATCCCGGTGGCGATGTCGGCCGGCGCGGCACCCCGCAGCGCGATCGACAGCCCGACCAGGCCGTTCTGCTGCTGGTACGCCGACCGTACGGCGCGACCCGCGACGGACCGCTTCTCCGCGATCAGCTTCTCGCCGGCCTCGACGTCGGACACCGCCGTACGCAACGCCGCCTCGGCCGCGGCGAGCTTGCCCGCGGCGACCGCGTCGGCGGCCTTCGCGGCGGCGAGCTGCCCCTGCGCGGCGGCGTACCGGACCTGGACGGCCTGGTACTTCGCCGTGGCCTGGTTGTACGCGGCAACGGACTTGCCGAGCTGGTCGGAGGCCTCGGCCAGATCAGCCTTGGACTGGTTGATCTGCGACTCGAGTTGTTTCTTCTTGGCGGCTGGATCCGGCGGTTTCGCCTCCGCGGACGGAGCGGACGGAACCGCGGCCAGGACGCCGGCGGACAGGGACAGGACAAGGCAGCAAGCGGCAACCACCGTCTGCCGGCCCGGCGGTCGCGTGCGTGATCGCGGGTGCGGCTCGGTGGCGGTGCCGGTGCTGTCGTCTCGCTTGATGCTCCCCCGCTGACGCGGGTTCGCACCGGGGAAGTGCGGGACCACAGGTCGACCCCTTGCTCTGGATGAAGTTGTGCGGTACAGGAGTTACTGCTGTGACTCCTGATACTGCACGATAGGTCACCCAGGTCAGACTTTGAGGTATTTCCGCGTTGTCAGGAATGTCGGGATCACGGCGAGGATCACGCCGACGACCACCATGTAGAGCATGGCGCGGAAGGTCTCGGTGGTGCCGATCCACTGCCAGACCCGGAACGTCTCCTGGGCCCGCTGCATGACTACGAGGTACACGCCGAGCCACAGGGTGCCGCAGGCAAGCACCGCGCCTATCAGCGCGGCGAGCACCGCTTCCAGCAGGAACGGTAGCTGGATGTAGAAGTTCGACGCGCCGACCAGGCGCATGATGCCGATCTCCCGTCTGCGCGCGTAGGCCGCCAGCCGGATCGTGTTGAAGATCTGCATCAACGCCGCGACCAGTAGCAGACCGGCTGATATCAAGGCGCCGATCTGCAAGCCGTTCAGGGCCTTG includes:
- the smpB gene encoding SsrA-binding protein SmpB, yielding MVKQSGREKPIAQNRKARHDYHIDDVVEAGLVLTGTEVKSLRQGRASLVDAFAAVRGNELWLQGMHIPEYKHGTWTNHEPRRTRKLLLHKDEVQKLIRAVEQQGVSLIPLSLYFKDGYAKVELATGRGKKDYDKRHALAERQASREAQRALSERRRG
- a CDS encoding peptidoglycan DD-metalloendopeptidase family protein, with the protein product MVPHFPGANPRQRGSIKRDDSTGTATEPHPRSRTRPPGRQTVVAACCLVLSLSAGVLAAVPSAPSAEAKPPDPAAKKKQLESQINQSKADLAEASDQLGKSVAAYNQATAKYQAVQVRYAAAQGQLAAAKAADAVAAGKLAAAEAALRTAVSDVEAGEKLIAEKRSVAGRAVRSAYQQQNGLVGLSIALRGAAPADIATGMQVQRNVFGIQGNAISNLNNAQAQLASKRVKVAAAEKAAEGARAEAAATVQRVTALTKQVAADRAEAAAIAKVKLTAFKAAEKEKNSELAQYNALLRERNRVEQLLIARAKAEKAAAARRKAAAEKAEREKARREKRKPRTIPDDPPPSSDGGRLSRPVNTYITSPYGMRFHPILRYWKLHDGTDFGGGCGTPIRAAASGTVTDKYYNGGYGNRLFISHGVIDGSSVTTVYNHLSRYKARVGERVSRGEIIGYVGTTGYSTGCHLHFMVYQDGRVVNPMKWL